Proteins found in one Passer domesticus isolate bPasDom1 chromosome 16, bPasDom1.hap1, whole genome shotgun sequence genomic segment:
- the ZNF831 gene encoding zinc finger protein 831: MEAQSPPGPAASPSNPGPGPAPRGSSEPARGQALPQPLYLKALTIPLLQPVQPGCFQPHGPLVAGRSCVHLDGGSVPLILKPLVPPEGAEQPQPLFQKQLGQSLTLSIVSTLPVLSSPSSCVKAAIGSPGKSRKSGKYICKHCGRDCLKPSVLEKHIRSHTGERPFPCTTCGIAFKTQSNLYKHRRTQTHVNNTRLPSDSDTTGGPEQNERSAESTTSPQGSKALSSSSEDQGMQIKQPSSETSASTDSKRSHQLSLPGTSSSSATSENQEATNQLLSSKAIQGVPEREPQSLSSPGALPNGPCLRKKMQEQRTPTANRHIQLQRQQATSSERQWDYKPLDCKLKKCESTDSGYLSRSDSTEQQMPSSSPLHSLHEHSTELESETAFSSPRCASRSTAKPEAADKATASMLEKKRLEEHISKLISHNKSVVDDTQLDNVRPRKTVLSKQGSIDLPMPYTYKDSFHFDIRTCDVNRKKNLSLCSAKSTFAPLEKCKPMFFHSVPTQFSTTIDTVPVTRSNSLPVVEGARMVHDKAGCSKPLSLSKHSVNTGTAGLLPSNDLTASSVDFPNSHPRALVRQTAVDDLPLSHVADHPSLSEELKGTKKLGAGEVISAKNKKHNQRKLKMFSQEKWQMYGDETFKKIYQKMKSSQNAKKMKQRENKITDIASLNPNSRESASSTEITEERDVRSSATDSPSSLATAAPTMGKSRMSADGNCVLQNVSSEESADRMSNLMETSHSVTAGAVTSQTSPELSGSDTEKCTAGSSTLLAPSTGELRLQNPECQLSSHGRNEECLPVQSSNWEKPGPGKESSAFELDCKSTSHNYGNHHRTKESGQHGLIPPWVPCNNRETAGKSQTLPSERKKLKFEVEKTKNVISVPCPSPSSETTAASEAERGHCSGTQSLPTAPEKFSTKAEEQKSSTGINEVTGGTENVEYRKTIKFPTQALNYCDINLLSPPAGIPKASLVGFLGSELRGSDSNSFALHNATDGDDKTCLVKTGAKVSLPSDNAVDVSSKSHHLQSDCLSLVPQQNAFSPKYILKLPQDKRASDLSPLLQSEQEMTPGTPVTDSLTTPPCSSSSTSLHSHSSDVVWSPLKSEVRQKTGKGEIQWNLQTNWKTSGFCSPVSSETTNILTTAENTFHNQNFKQQDIAREDWKNKQNKNKLNYQRQTEEKWMSKSTCSIQTPKKKICFTSVYTSGFFISADIKDERKALPHLCSGSDSLIKTSVSSKGAEPTILGWDREGSPRILKDTPAPLQDLQHSQSSRDNPTYFCHSFGTFYRHTLSTHCKGFPVLPHSSRTSYSGTSPVPGSKSTFPSLSAEPRLTWCCLSRSLPLPSEQGGSAASAHPSLPPWHREPSRECTLSKYDISIFKMRNIGKTVAYGLTNTSLKTLVSSFSKGHQMQELSSDVPGGSFKNISEQKKKTVVCKKEKLSTNKLKRSHKQKRIKVTPKWYRGRHIHGFAQLKMNRLSKRPCFPNRALDAVRKGCSSQPPRFNKHKKCHPPQSKMQENYLHQQKDTSYSTSDKQLCRRKKEAKNNSGISSHNENLNHGKQKDKIDKKDISGQIREHPRTNASVQNITAPLGIAVTAHSFSSRAEPSLQEFSRDVAICCWVSQPLVLQPSLPGQARPSLRSDPLAASFGSCPEFTNTGDQPDSTNPEAAAPLCLHPGGSQENILRVVSESQIFGISEPVIQAAGREKAPGEENTHSPPPENSAPSSQPGCSRLFGSQAESVPETVTRAQLPSREHSQRANLAQHLLELHGSADKNRSHLQPNPCGRPHGTATATLKKPPVTLRSPEFKSYSATPPKTYKKRGLEMMRKQTRVEYDDTSSDDEDRLVIEI, encoded by the exons ATGGAGGCCCAGAGCCCGCCAGGCCCCGCGGCCTCTCCATCAAACCCCGGCCCGGGCCCTGCCCCGCGGGGCTCCTCGGAGCCTGCCCGGGGAcaggccctgccccagcccctgtaCCTCAAGGCCCTGACGATCCCGCTGCTCCAGCCCGTCCAGCCGGGCTGCTTCCAGCCCCACGGGCCCTTGGTGGCCGGCAGGAGCTGCGTCCACCTCGATGGCGGCAGCGTCCCCCTCATCCTCAAGCCGCTCGTTCCTCCGGAAGGCGCGGAGCAGCCTCAGCCGCTTTTCCAGAAACAGCTTGGGCAAAGTCTGACCTTGAGCATAGTCAGCACTTTACCAGTTTTGTCGTCGCCAAGTTCTTGTGTAAAAGCAGCTATTGGAAGCCCGGGAAAATCAAGAAAATCTGGGAAATACATCTGCAAACACTGTGGACGAGATTGTTTGAAGCCAAGTGTCCTTGAGAAACACATTCGCTCTCACACGGGAGAGAGGCCCTTTCCGTGCACCACTTGTGGCATTGCGTTTAAAACTCAGAGCAACTTGTATAAACACAGGAGAACTCAAACACATGTCAACAACACCAGGCTGCCCTCAGACTCTGACACCACCGGGGGACCAGAGCAAAATGAGAGATCAGCAGAGAGCACCACCTCTCCCCAAGGCAGCAAAGCCTTGAGTAGCAGCAGTGAAGACCAGGGGATGCAAATCAAACAGCCCAGTTCAGAGACCAGTGCATCAACAGACTCTAAGAGATCTCACCAGCTCTCACTGCCAGGGACAAGCTCCTCATCAGCTACTTCAGAAAATCAAGAAGCAACAAATCAATTGTTGAGTTCAAAGGCTATTCAGGGGGTTCCTGAAAGAGAGCCTCAAAGTTTATCATCTCCAGGAGCTTTGCCAAATGGTCCGTGTCTGAGAAAGAAGATGCAGGAGCAAAGAACCCCGACTGCCAATAGGCACATTCAGCTgcaaaggcagcaggcaacCTCTTCAGAGAGGCAGTGGGATTACAAACCCTTGGACTGCAAGCTGAAGAAGTGTGAGAGCACTGACTCGGGCTATCTGTCGCGCTCcgacagcacagagcagcagatgCCATCGTCCAGCCCCTTGCACAGTCTGCACGAGCACAGCACGGAACTGGAAAGTGAAACTGCCTTCAGCAGCCCAAGGTGTGCCTCCAGAAGCACTGCAAAACCAGAGGCAGCTGATAAAGCTACAGCCTCGATGCTAGAGAAAAAGAGGCTGGAAGAACACATCTCAAAGCTTATTTCTCACAACAAAAGTGTGGTGGATGACACCCAGTTAGACAATGTCAGGCCCAGAAAAACTGTCCTTTCTAAACAGGGAAGCATTGACCTTCCAATGCCTTACACATATAAAGACTCTTTCCATTTTGATATCAGAACTTGTGATGTAAATAGGAAAAAGAATCTTTCTCTTTGTTCAGCAAAATCTACCTTTGCACCGCTGGAGAAATGCAAGCCAATGTTTTTCCATTCAGTTCCCACCCAGTTCTCCACAACAATCGACACTGTGCCTGTTACTCGGAGCAACTCCTTGCCTGTTGTGGAGGGAGCGAGGATGGTGCATGACAAAGCAGGATGCTCGAAACCACTTTCTCTTAGTAAGCACTCTGTaaacacaggcactgctggtTTGCTGCCTAGCAACGATCTCACTGCCAGTTCAGTGGATTTCCCTAATAGCCATCCCCGAGCTCTAGTCAGACAAACAGCAGTGGATGATTTGCCCCTAAGCCATGTGGCTGATCATCCTTCTCTGTCAGAGGAGCTGAAAGGGACTAAAAAGCTTGGGGCTGGAGAAGTAATCAGTGCTAAAAATAAGAAACACAATCAAAGGAAGCTGAAGATGTTCTCTCAAGAAAAATGGCAAATGTATGGAGATGAAACGTTTAAAAAAATCTaccaaaaaatgaaaagcagtcAAAATGCCaagaaaatgaaacagagaGAGAATAAGATTACAGATATTGCAAGCCTGAATCCTAATTCAAGGGAatcagccagcagcactgaaatAACTGAGGAAAGAGATGTCAGGAGCTCTGCAACTGACAGTCCTTCCTCCCTTGCGACAGCAGCTCCAACCATGGGTAAATCGAGAATGTCTGCTGATGGTAATTGTGTTCTGCAGAATGTGTCCTCTGAGGAATCTGCAGACAGAATGTCCAACCTAATGGAGACATCACATTCTGTAACTGCAGGAGCTGTAACCAGCCAAACTTCCCCAGAGCTCAGTGGCAGTGACACAGAGAAAtgcacagctggcagcagcacgcTGCTGGCTCCAAGCACTGGTGAGCTCAGGCTTCAAAATCCTGAGTGTCAGCTGAGCAGCCACGGGAGGAATGAGGAGTGCTTGCCAGTACAGAGTAGCAACTGGGAGAAACCAGGCCCTGGGAAAGAATCCAGTGCATTTGAGTTAGATTGTAAAAGCACTTCACACAATTATGGGAACCATCACAGGACTAAGGAAAGTGGCCAGCATGGCCTGATACCCCCTTGGGTCCCTTGCAACAACAGAGAAACTGCAGGGAAATCCCAGACTCTGccatcagaaaggaaaaagctgaaattcgaagtagaaaagacaaaaaatgtgATTTCAGTGCCCTGCCCTAGTCCCAGTAGTGAAACCACTGCAGCAAGTGAAGCGGAGAGAGGCCATTGCTCTGGCACTCAGTctcttcccacagctccagagAAATTCTCCACTAAAGCAGAGGAGCAAAAATCAAGCACAGGAATTAATGAAGTCACTGGAGGTACTGAGAATGTGGAATACAGGAAAACAATCAAATTTCCCACACAAGCTCTCAATTACTGTGACATCAACCTTCTTTCCCCTCCTGCAGGTATCCCAAAAGCTTCACTGGTGGGATTTTTAGGGTCTGAATTAAGGGGAAGTGATTCCAACTCTTTTGCCTTGCACAATGCAACAGATGGAGATGACAAAACATGTCTTGTAAAAACAGGAGCAAAAGTGTCACTTCCCAGTGACAATGCCGTGGATGTGTCTTCTAAAAGCCATCATCTGCAATCTGATTGTTTAAGTCTAGTCCCACAACAAAATGCCTTCTCTCCAAAATATATCCTTAAATTGCCCCAGGACAAGAGAGCTTCAGATCTGTCACCTTTGCTTCAATCTGAACAGGAGATGACACCTGGCACACCTGTGACAGACTCCTTAACCACCCCACCCTGCTCttccagcagcacatccctccATTCTCATTCCAGTGATGTGGTTTGGTCCCCTTTAAAATCTGAAGTGAGACAAAAGACTGGCAAAGGAGAAATCCAATGGAATCTTCAAACAAACTGGAAAACTTCTGGATTCTGTTCACCAGTCAGCTCAGAAACCACAAATATCTTAACCACAGCAGAGAACACCTTTCATAACCAAAACTTCAAGCAGCAGGATATTGCAAGAGAGGACTGGAAgaacaaacagaacaaaaacaaattaaattatcaAAGGCAAACAGAAGAGAAGTGGATGAGTAAAAGCACTTGCTCTATACAGACTCCAAAGAAGAAAATCTGCTTTACTTCTGTGTATACAAGTGGCTTTTTCATATCTGCTGACATCAAAGATGAGAGGAAGGCTTTACCCCACCTTTGCTCAGGAAGTGACTCTTTGATAAAGACATCAGTTTCTAGCAAAGGTGCAGAGCCAACAatcctgggatgggacagagagGGAAGTCCACGCATCCTGAAGGACACCCCAGCACCACTGCAGGAtctgcagcattcccagagcTCAAGAGACAACCCCACTTATTTTTGCCATTCTTTTGGCACTTTCTACCGCCACACTCTCAGCACTCACTGTAAAGGATTCCCAGTGCTGCCCCACTCCAGCAGGACCAGCTACTCTGGCACCTCTCCAGTGCCAGGCTCCAAGAGCACCTTCCCATCGCTGAGCGCCGAGCCGCGGCTGACCTGGTGCTGTCTGAGCAGGAGCCTCCCTCTGCCCTCGGAGCAGGGTGGCAGTGCAGCCTCTGCccacccctccctgcccccctggcacagggaaccCAGCAGGGAATGCACCCTGTCCAAATACGACATCTCCATTttcaaaatgagaaatattgGCAAGACTGTGGCATATGGCTTGACAAACACGAGCTTGAAAACGTTGGTTTCATCCTTTTCTAAAGGACACCAGATGCAGGAG TTAAGCTCAGATGTTCCTGGTGgttctttcaaaaatatttcagagcaaaagaagaaaacagtagtttgcaaaaaggaaaaactctCAACAAATAAACTCAAGAGGAGCCACAAACAGAAAAGGATTAAAGTCACCCCTAAATG gtaCAGAGGGAGGCACATCCATGGATTTGCTCAGCTGAAAATGAACCGGCTGAGCAAGAGGCCCTGTTTTCCCAACAGAGCTCTGGATGCTGTGAGAAAGGGCTGCTCATCCCAACCCCCCAGATTTAATAAGCATAAGAAGTGCCATCCTCCTCAATCTAAGATGCAAG AAAATTATCTACACCAGCAAAAAGACACATCATATTCCACCTCAGACAAACAActttgcagaaggaaaaaagaagcaaagaataACTCAGGAATATCTTCCCATAATGAAAACCTAAACCATGGtaaacaaaaagacaaaattgATAAAAAA GACATTTCTGGGCAAATCAGGGAACACCCAAGAACAAACGCCTCTGTCCAGAACAttacagctcctctgggaatcgCTGTGACAGCTCATTCCTTTTCCTCCAGAGCTGAGCCATCCCTGCAGGAGTTCAGCAGGGACGTGGCCATTTGCTGCTGGGTGTCACAGCCCCTCGTGCTGCAGCCGTCCCTGCCTGGGCAAGCCCGGCCGAGCCTTCGGAGCGACCCCCTGGCAGCTTCCTTTGGGTCTTGTCCTGAATTTACAAACACAGGTGACCAACCTGACAGCACAaacccagaggctgctgctcctctttGCTTACATCCAGGAGGAAGCCAGGAAAACATATTGAGGGTAGTGTCAGAGAGCCAAATATTTGGAATATCAGAGCCGGTGATCCAGGCcgctggaagggagaaggctcCGGGTGAAGAAAACACACATTCACCTCCCCCAGAAAACTCAGCTCCCAGTTCCCAGCCAGGATGTTCACGTTTGTTTGGATCCCAAGCAGAGTCTGTTCCTGAGACAGTCACGAGGGCTCAGTTACCCAGCAGGGAGCACTCACAGAGGGCAAACTTAGCTCAGCATCTCCTGGAGCTGCACGGAAGCGCGGACAAGAACAGATCCCACCTGCAGCCCAATCCCTGTGGAAGGCCACATGGAACTGCTACTGCTACCTTAAAAAAGCCCCCAGTGACTCTCAGATCCCCTGAGTTTAAGAGTTACTCTGCAACGCCCCCCAAGACATACAAAAAGAGAGGTTTAGAGATGATGAGGAAACAAACAAGGGTGGAATATGATGACACGAGCAGTGATGATGAGGACAGGCTGGTTATAGAAATATAG